Within Planococcus citri chromosome 2, ihPlaCitr1.1, whole genome shotgun sequence, the genomic segment ACTCCTAAGTAATAGTACAGATGTTTCGAGAGGGAATGCTGATACAATTTGGATCGCAATGTTATTCTGTTATTTCGGTAAGGGGACTTTTCtccataatttttataaattttatattcaaatttttacaattttgtttatCTAATGGCTATGGCTGTGCATTGTTTCAAGGTCTCCAGACGTATTCGAGCATActgatgataatttttgcatttgaaacaGCATTACAACAAAAATTGGAAGATTATAACAATAGTGGTAATGATCAGCAATTTGATCTACGAGATGTGGTTATTTCAAGCTCACCATCGGATGGTTCTCCTCCTTCTTATGAAGTATGCTTGTTGGAATCTGAGAATGTGCATAAATTACGTTCGCAAACACCGCCTCCCAGTTATACGgctattttcaactttccagcGGATAAAAATTAAGGGAGTGGGGTGGTTTTAAAGCTGCATTGTGGTATAGTGAGAATAAAGTTGCCTATCTTCAAGTAGGAAGGTACAAGTACATGTTCAGCTCCTTCAGCAATTCATGTTGTTTGCTATCTACATATTTCCTCGTACCAAGAGAATTAttatttggggggggagggagggagggagggaggggggaataATACATATTACCTACGAATTGTGATATTCGATTTATTATAATGatttgaaagtgaattttctGTGTCGTGTTTTATTTGCGAATGGACTTGGAAATGACGAACTAATTTGAATTAAGGAGTATTCAGGATCTCATCATCATGTGAAGTATCCTCGCGCAAGAGAACCTATGAAAATATCcaccacaatttttgaaaatatcaggATTTGAAACtcctataatcaaaatttcagctgccgaaattgatttttagcaaatttttggagattgaaaattgttgtcgtcgtttccttataagcggtaggcctgttggctTATCTGCTATAGTGTGGAACTTgctgaggatgagcctgaggtatcagtgagtttcttCCTTGGTCTCCCTCGGCGTCTTTTCTCTGTTGGTGTATAtcggaggacctgttttggcgatcttgtttcctccatcctttcgACATGACTTCTCCAATCTTTTGTATAcctttttatcttcttcatgactggcttcactccgagatctgctgttattttctgaGTCATCcgtgccgttattcttcttttatttatcagatttcttcagtgcccatttATACCTTGCTTCCATAAGTTATCATTGGTATTGCAAGGGTATTATATTCGATAATCATTCCTCGAAAATTCAAATGACGTTATTTTGTTGCGTTTCTCTTTTGTTAATATACGAAATCATCGGCGTTATTTTATTCGCAATTGGACCAGCATCAGCACCTATACTTGTACAAGTAAAAATGTTCGAGTAACTTGGGAAGTGATGGACCCAGACGCAGACAGGGTAGAAAAACGAGCGCCTGCCTTGTTGACCGCATTGTTGATATGCTATTTAggtaaaatgaagttttaacaaaattttcatgaatttgaaatttgattttttgccattagGTGTATTTATCTCATGTCTACACTTTTTCAAGGTTTCAAgttccctattgacaatttcaagtggcagaatgctagcaacagtgctagcatgaccatgctagcactggttgcaccattttgaacacctttcctagcatttctgctagcaaactgttgccagcaaaatgctaggaaaatggtactagcaccacgctagcagcatttttctagcattatgctagcatcagtttgctagcagatatgctagtgcaggtgttcaaaatggtgctactggtgctagcatgatcttgctagctttttgctagcatatgctagcatgtgtataatatgtataatgctagaagtgcattaatttccTTGTAAAAGAATACttagggtatttttaattatggtatgtttcccaaaaatatccaaaaatgggcaattgccctacaatgctagttaagaactagcattgcactagcatcttgtgctagtataaactgagtgattagtttgccaacttcactcttcttaatttaaacaggaaactgtattgagcttatattcaacttgactacatacttcatctaagagaagttaagtgtatcataataaagaacaacgctagcaatttgctagcatcatgctagcacttgactgctagcacctggataagaagtcttttaacaaaaatccagcaccatgctagtactttgactgctagctttaccaaggttagaatagcgctagcagtagactagtgcaagtttacctgtgattgtatttctagcatgtaactagcagattgctagcatgccttttgctagttcacctcatgctagcaccattacagggtgctagcaatgcactagcaGTATGCTAGTaatgactgctagctttactcagtggttatgctgctagcatgtaaccagcaaattgctggcctgtcttttgctagttcacctcatgctagcaccatacCAGTTCTATactaggatgaattttccaataaaatgtctgctggcaaagtgctaacaccattctaactggtaatctgctagttgattccatgctagcaccgtgctagtattctgctactaatgctagcattctgctagtaaaataattgttgataagataatttttctgctaggattaactagtgtatggctagtgtactttttactagctcatatcatgctagcaacatggtagctttatgctaggagaaactgccagcatcgctcggtaattatgatgctaggatataactagcatgttgctagcatacattgtgttagctcatctcaggctagtatattatggtagaattttgctagcaggagctgctggaatcactcgataattatggtgctggattttaactagcatatccctagcatacattttgctagataatctcacattagcaatatgatagcatcatgctagcatgGGCAACTGGCATTATACTAAGTAAttatgaggcaagggtttgactagcacattgctcgcatacattgtgctagctcaccgcatgctagcgatatgatagcatcatgctagtatgaactgctagcatcacttggtaattaaggggcaagggtttaactagcatattgctagcatgcattgtgctagctcatctcatactagatatatgatagcattttgctagcgggaaatgctagtttcattcggtagttatgttgctagcatgtagctagctAATCgctaacatacttcttgctagtttgtatcatgctagtaataagctggcattttgctagcatgttatgctagctcatttcatgctagcataacgctagtatcatgctagtttcctgctactcatgctaggtgggtgctactaatgctagcattctgctagtaaaattgtcaatagggttgtGGACGACTATTGTCACTTTTGCTTTTGCAATTGAAATATCAAAACGAATATCTCGAAGGAACCAGACCTCATCTGTACCTATAAGTAATTCCACCAAAAGTGTTCCGATTTTCAAACATAAAATTTGTTcgagttgaataaaaatcatgCAGACTTGAGTGCAATTTTATTTCCTGTGTTCAAAACCATAAGCGTACAAACTGAACGGAATATCTCAAAGAACAGAGACAAACCTGACTTAAACTTTCGTCGAACaaatataaaacaataattAATAACATCAAAACATGTCGAAGAAAtaaagatatatttttgaaatggttcTTTGACCTCAACGAGTTCAACGTAACCTAAACTTAAAcaaaaaatgagctaaaatgCTCGACAATAAGATTTACGTATGACGATTGAAACAATAATAATGCGGTGATTTTACGTATCTAAACATTTCAATTGGTCGACTATTAAATAGCAAATGAATTGTACTTAACCAGTACGattttattcctggcgcagcCAGAGAATTTCGATTACATAACACGAATACATAGGTACGAgcgaaattttatatttatttatttaaaataaaaaactactAAACGCGAACTTTACGGTTACGAAtaaccaattttgccaacacaaATACGCCTACGACTTTATTGGCTGTTGTGACTTTCTCATTTAGATGCAAATGTAAGAATGAATCAACTAGGTATTTACCTACTCCTACTAGgtttaatttgttttcaaataagtacttacataaaaaTACACCATCTCTGTAACGCTTAATAGTTGtgattattcatattttttccataTCTTTAACCTATACTTACGtacttctttgttttttttaaattaaattttttttgagaaatgaatgTTTAATGGtgagcttttaaaaaagttggTATAAGATATGAATCACCTAATTGAGAGTAGGTAGcttttaataatatttattttcaatggagcaaaccaaaaaattgaaataatatgtactcgtacaatgaTACCTTATTGCTGgtgtttgtaaaaattatgtcattttaattttctgtgaAAATATCTTTTCTTACCtatctttaaaaataattttacctaTCATTCTAGTCGGTAGTGTCTGGCTTTCATAGGAAAGCCAACTGGTTACAAACGTTACTGGCTCGATGGACATGCGAAGGCGACACAACAAAAACGAGACCAGAAATGAGTAATTCTGTCAGTCTCTCTACGTTTTCAGAGAAGAACAGAACaggttgttatttttttcacttgtttttcgcggtttttttcgttttgtaatttttcatataaattaATGTAAATATTATAAATACACGTACTTAGTACCTGGCAGTGGTGAAGAATTTGATGGTCACTTTTTCATTGACAAAAATCGTCGCAATTCATCGTGCATTTTGCATTATCATCCACTTGAACCTTTTTCCGAAATTCCGATTCTTCAAGAGGGTAAAGGGTATTGCGTATTGTTATCCTACGTTTTCGGTAATTAACCTCCCATTATAATTTCTTCAGATGAATAAAGATGCGTCAATCTCTACGACTTTACCCACCCAACAAAACAACAATTCTAGTTACGGTACATTACTTAAACTAACCGATGCGGGTAAGCATTAAACTACACGAAGCAATTTATACGAACGAATTCCAAATTAATATTCGATGAATCTCCACAATTACGATAATTTGTATGCTGTAACAGTTTACGGGAGTTGAAAGAGATGGTGTTAGAAGCGGGACAGCTATGCATCATGCAACGGATGCTAATTTGTTAATGTACATATAATGTCATAATAAGAGTTTAAATCAGTACTGtcgtgaaaaatttcttcaaaatttcgaagGTTCTATCAAAGTAGAGAAAAAGGTGTATATTTCTGGAAGAATTTCACCAcgtaccatttttttcaaaacttgccctcagaatttcgaaaaaagcttcAAGAGGGTAATTACctatgacgatttttttcaaaaaaaaaaaaattgatagccAAGTTCTATGTACACTACTGCTGTAAATTGTATTTTCGTTGGTTTTAATCGACGAGTCTCTTTCTGTCAGATCACGCTCACCCTTACTCGTACACATTTTGCATAAACGTTGGTCTTACTCAACCTAACCCGACCGCGACATAAGTATTACGTTGGATATTAATCATgcattattttgcaattttgattttgaacatagtaagtaagtatgtgtATTTTAATGATTGACCTAAGTAGGCTACTGCACACAGTAGGTACGATTTTACTACCtaccataagtaggtatataaagaTTCAGATTGTATTGAAAGGATTACGGTGGGAAAATATCACTTTAtaaatggccaatttttcatttcaattgaaTACTGACTACAAACAAGTTCAACTTCtgcaatattttgccaaaattatccagcccttacaaaggaacctcttgaggtgaccgcctccgatttgaacgggaccgcgatttttggagagagcatgttctaaaaccccaaaacccaaattttcagctgcccgagttcatttttcgatttttggcgaatttttgaaaatcc encodes:
- the LOC135834624 gene encoding uncharacterized protein LOC135834624: MAEEERALYCGYPSRKPIAISLIIIIFLNAILLNNDGPKFLKDLMNKNEFMYTWYFTLVQPFLSYFAILIISNKSGSTQSSSRNITLSQKEALLSCITCAQILEIFGSTALLSNSTDVSRGNADTIWIAMLFCYFGLQTYSSILMIIFAFETALQQKLEDYNNSGNDQQFDLRDVVISSSPSDGSPPSYEVCLLESENVHKLRSQTPPPSYTAIFNFPADKN